TTAAAACTAAAACGCCCAGGTTTATAACCTCTAATAGCGGCTTCGGGAGTTTTAGCAAATAAACTTCTAATTTCGCCAAATGTACCCGTATATGTTGCAGGATTTGAACGAGGAGTTCTACCAATTGGAGATTGGTCAATATCAATAACTTTATCAATATGTTCTAGGCCTTCAATTTTTTTATAAGGCATTGGTTTTTTTACACCACGATAAATATGAGCATTTAAAATAGGATATAAAGTTTCATTAATTAAAGTCGATTTTCCACTTCCAGAAACACCTGTAACACAAATCATTTGTCCTAAAGGAAATTTAACAGTAACATTTTTTAAATTATTTCCTGATGCTCCAGAAAGTTTAATAAAATTTCCATTTCCTTTTCTTCGTTCTGTTGGGATGGCTATTTTTTTTCTTCCTGTTAAATAATCGGCAGTTAATGTATTGTGTAATTTTAAATCTTCAAAAGTTCCTTGACTTACAATTTCTCCTCCGTGGATTCCTGCACCTGTACCGATATCTAATACAAAATCGGCTTGTTCAATCATGTCTTTGTCATGTTCAACGACTAAAACTGAGTTTCCGATATCACGAAGTTTTATAAGCGATTTAATCAGTTTTTCATTATCACGCTGATGTAAACCGATACTTGGTTCATCTAAAATATATAAAACACCAACTAATTGCGAACCAATTTGAGTAGCTAATCGAATTCGCTGTGCTTCGCCTCCAGATAATGATTTTGAAGTTCTATCTAATGTTAAATAATCTAAACCAACATCTAATAAAAACTGTATTCTTGTGCGTATTTCTTTTAATATTTCACTAGCAATTATTAATTGTTTTTCTGATAAACTACTTTCAATATCTTTAAACCAAGCAGCTAATTCAGTCACGTCCATTTGAGCTAAATCACTAATATTTTTATTATTGAATTTAAAATGAAGCGCTTCTTTTTTTAATCTTTTTCCTTCGCAGACAGAGCAAGTGACTTCATCCATAAAGTCTTTTGCCCATCGTTTTATGGTTGTGCTTTCTGCATTTTTATATTGATTTTCTATAAAAGCGATAATTCCTTCAAAATCAATTTCATAATTTCGAGTTACACCAAGTTCTTTGGAATTTATTTCAAATTTTTCATTTCCTCCATATAAAATAATTTCCAAGGCATTTGCAGGAATTTTATTTATTGGGTCGGTAAGTTTAAAATTATGTCTGTCGGCAATTGTTTGTAATTGTTTAAAAATCCAACTACTTTTTTGATTTCCTAAAGGAACAATTCCACCATTTTTGATAGAAATACTATCATCAGGAATTAATTTTTTTATATTGATTTCATCTGTAATTCCAAGTCCGTTACAATTACCGCAAGCACCTCTTGGCGAATTAAATGAAAACGAATTTGGTTCAGGGTTTGGATATGCAATTCCTGTACTAGGACACATTAATTCACGACTAAAATAACGAGGTTTATCATCAATATGAATAGCATCAACATCAATAACCATTAAAATATTATTACCTGTATATAAGGCAGTTTTAATGGTTTCTTCTAAGCGTTTTTCTGATTTTTCATTGATAACTAAACGATCAATAACCACTTCAATATCGTGAGTTTTATATCGGTCTAGTTTCATTCCTTTAACAATTTCTTTTATTTCGCCATCAACACGAACTTTAACAAAACCTTGTTTGGCTATTTGTTCAAAAAGTTCACGATAATGTCCTTTTCTGGCTCTAATTAAAGGCGCAAGAACAGCTATACGTTTTTCGTTAAAATCTTTTAAAATCAATTTTCTGATTTGTTCATCAGAATAACTGACCATTTTTTCGTTGGTATTATACGAGTAAGCATCCGAGGCACGAGAAAAAAGTAATCGTAAAAAATCATAAATTTCCGTAATTGTTCCTACTGTTGAACGTGGACTTTTATTAGTTGTTTTTTGTTCGATAGCAATAACAGGCGATAAACCATCAATTTTATCAACATCGGGTCTTTCTAGTCCGCCTAAAAACTGACGAGCATATGCTGAAAAAGTTTCAATATATCTGCGCTGTCCTTCGGCATAAATAGTGTCGAAAGCTAATGATGATTTTCCGCTTCCGCTTAGTCCTGTAATAACAACAAGTTTTTCACGAGGAATTTTAACATCAATGTTTTTTAAGTTGTGAGCCCTAGCTCCGTATACTTCAATATATTCTTGTTCTTTCAAAGTGCGTTTTTTACCAGAAAAGCAAAGTTACAGAAACCATCTTTATTTTGAAGCTGATGTTATAAACAAATCAGTGTAATTTGGTATCTTGCAATTAAAAGGAATTAATATGAAACTTATTCATGGTGTACGCCATTTTTTTGAACGACATGGTTTTGATGTATCTTCTCGGCTTGCTGATAAATTAGGTATGCGAGCAACTAATGTGCGCTTATTTTTTATTTATATATCGTTTGTAACGGTAGGTTTATCGTTTGGTGTGTATTTAACATTGGCATTTTTATTGAAATTAAAAGATATGATTTATACTAAAAGAACATCTGTTTTTGATTTATGATAAAAGCGATGTTTAAATCAAGATTGTATAAAGCAATCTTTTTTTCGGTACTTATTTTATCAATAGGAGTAGGCGGATATTTAATTTTGTTTGATTATTCTTTTATTGATGCTTTATATATGACTATAATTACCATTACCACAATTGGTTTTGGCGAAGTTCATCCGTTTGGAACGGGGGAAAAAATATTTACTATCGGTTTAATATTATCAAGTTTATTCATTTTTGGATATGCAGTTTCCTTGTTTTCAGAATATCTAATTAGTGGGCAATTTTTTTATCAATTAAAAACAAAAAAAGTGCAAAAAAAAATAGAAAAATTAAAAGGACACACCATTGTTTGTGGATACGGTAGAAACGGAAAACAAGCTATTTCAAAATTATATAGCTACAATAAAAAGTTAGTTGTTATAGAAAAGTATGAAGATATTATTAAAGAATTAGATGAAAATGAAATATTAAATATTCAAGGAGATGCAACAACCGATGAGGCATTACTAAAAGCAGGAATTTTAAATGCAGATTATTTAATAACAGTTTTACCTTCGGATGCTGATAATTTATTTGTTGTATTAACGGCAAGTCAGTTAAATAAAAAATGTAAAATAATAAGTAGAGCTTCAGAAGAATCGTCTTGTAGTAAACTTAAAATTGCGGGTGCTGATAATGTAATTATGCCTGATAAATTAGGCGGTGCACATATGGCGTCTTTAGTAGTTACTCCTGATGTTATCGAGTTTGTAGATAGACTAACAATAGAAGGTGATACAACAGCAAATTTAGAAGAAATAAAGATTGACAACTTACCAAAAGAATATTTGAATAGAACTATTTTAGATTTAGATATACGAAAAAAGACAGGCTGTACCGTTATTGGGTATCATACAAAAAATAAAGAATATATTATCAATCCTGAAGCTTCTTTAAGTCTTAAAGCTGGAGGAAACTTAATCGTTTTAGGTCGTCCTGAACAAATAATTAAACTAAGAGAATTATTTTAATGAAAAACGAAATGAAAAAAGTAATTATTACAGGAACTAATGGATTGTTAGGGCAAAGTTTAGTTAATTTATTATTAGAAGAAAAAGAAAAATATCAAGTAATTGGTTTTTCTCGAGGAGAAAATAGAAGCGGAAGAAATGATTTTGAATATGTTTCTATTGATATTACAGATGAAAAAAACTTATTAAAAAACTTAAAAGAATATCAGCCAGATATTATTGTAAATACGGCTGCAATGACAAACGTTGACGCTTGTGAAGATAATAAAACAGCCTGTGATATTTTAAATATTGATGTTATTGAAAACTTAAAAATATTTTCAGCCGATAATAATACGCACTTAATTCATTTATCAACAGATTTTATTTTTGATGGTGAAAATGGTCCTTATAAAGAAACCGATACGCCAAATCCATTAAGTTATTATGGTATTTCTAAATTGAAATCAGAAAATATTTTAACGGCATCTAAAATTGATTATACAATCCTTAGAACTATTTTGGTATATGGAAAGGTTTTCGATATGTCACGAAGTAATATTGTACTTTGGGTAAAAAAATCCTTAGAAGATAAAAAAGAAATTACCATTGTTAATGACCAATATCGAATGCCAACTTATGTGGAAGACTTGGCATTAGTATGTAAATTAGCGATTGATAAAAAAGCTATAGGTATTTTTAATGTTTCATCAAAAACACTTTTAAGTATTTACGAAATAGCACAACAAATAGCAGAGGTATTTCAGTTAGATAAAACATTAATAAAGCCAATTACAGCAAAAATATTAAATCAAAAAGCAGTAAGACCCGCTAGAACAGGTTTTGATTTAACAAAGACAAATAATATTTTAAACTTTTATCCAAAGTCATTTAAAGAAGATTTACAGAGATTTAAAGAAAAACTAACTTAAAAACTACATTTAACGCTTAAAACTTGTTAAAAGTACATTTTTTTATGATATTGCGATAACAAATAAAAAAACTAATATATTTATATGAATAAAAGACTTCTTTCGCTGTTATTACTAATAACACCGATGTTAACATTCGCACAAGAAAAAGGTTTAGCTGAAAAGATAAATGAAGGATTCAAACCTGTTGCTGATGCTTGGGGTAGTTTTGTTTTTTACTCTATTGAATTAGGTGGAGGTGTAAAAATGCCATTGGTAATAATAATGTTATTAATGTCAGGATTAATATTTACTATTTTATTCAAATTTGTAAATATTAGATTGTTTCCAACTTCTATAAATATTGTTAAAGGAAAATATGATGATATTGATCATGTCACTTCAGATATAATGGCAGGAGATCCAACACCAGCTGGTGATGCGATTGAAACAATTAGAGTAGAAGGAGCAGATGGAGAGGTTTCTCACTTTCAGGCTTTAACAGCAGCGCTTTCAGGAACTGTAGGTTTAGGAAATATTGCTGGTGTAGCTGTGGCTTTATCTTTAGGAGGTCCAGGAGCAACTTTTTGGATGGTTATTGCAGGTTTAATAGGAATGTCTTCAAAATTTGTTGAATGTACTTTAGGAGTAAAGTATAGAGATGTTGGAGAAGATGGTACAATTTACGGTGGACCAATGTATTATTTACGAAAAGGTTTAGCCGATGTTGGTAAAAGCACTTTAGGTAAAGTATTAGCAGTTCTTTTTGCTATTATGGTTGTTGGTGGTTCTTTTGGTGGAGGTAATATGTTTCAAGCAAATCAGGCAGCGCAACAGTTTGGTAGTATGATTGGATCGAATGATTTGTCAACTGCTTTAACATTTGGAGTTGTAATGTCTATTTTAGTAGGTGTTGTAATTATTGGAGGAATTAAAAGAATTGGAAATATTACAGAGAAAATTGTACCATTTATGGTAGGTATTTATGTTTTAGCAGCTGTTGTTATTTTAGCAGCTAATTTTTCTTTAATAGGAAATGCATTCGGTCAAATTTGGGACGGAGCATTTAATGCAAAAGGTATTTCAGGAGGTATATTAGGAGTCTTAATTATTGGGTTTCAAAGAGCAGCTTTTTCTAATGAAGCAGGAGTTGGTTCAGCAGCAATTGCCCATTCAGCAGTAAAAACAAAATATCCAGCATCTGAAGGTTTAGTAGCTTTATTAGAGCCTTTTATTGATACTGTAGTAGTTTGTACTATGACAGCCTTAGTAATTATTATTACAAACAGCGATGGAAGTGTTATGACATACGGTACAAAATCACCAGATGGAGTTTTAGCTACATCAAAAGCATTTGCTTCGGTATTACCTTGGTTTCCTTACATTTTAACAATCGCAGTAGTATTATTTGCTTTTTCAACGATGTTATCTTGGTCTTATTACGGTTTACAAGGATGGATGTTTTTATTCGGTCGTTCTAAAGCAGCTGATTATGCTTATAAAATCTTATTTTGTTTATTCGTAATCATTGGTTCTGCAGCAAGTTTAGGTGCAGTAACTGATTTTTCTGATGCAATGATTTTTGCAATGGCAGTACCAAATGTTATTGGTTTATTTTTCTTATATCCTAAGGTAAAAGAAGAATTAACAATTTATTTAGACGCAATAAAAGCCAGAAAAGCATCTTAAAAAATGCATAAAATATAAATAATGAATTTATTTAAACCCCATTTCTGGTATAACAAACGCCAAAGAAATGGGGTTTTATTTTTAGTTTCAATTATATTGATACTTCAGTTTGTTTATTTTTATGTTGATTTTTCTTCGGATAAAATAATAAACACAAACTCATCAGAAATAAGTTATTTTCAAAAGCAAATAGATAGTTTAAAAATAATCGCTTTAGAAAATATAAAACCAAAAATATTTCCTTTCAACCCTAATTATATTACCGATTTTAAAGGAGGTAAATTAGGAATGAGTATTCAAGAAATTGATAGATTACATGAATACCGTAAACAACGAAAATTTGTTAATTCAGTTAAAGAATTTCAGCAAATTACAAAAATATCAGATAGCTTATTAAATGAAATTTCGCCATATTTTAAATTTCCAGATTGGGTTGTAAAACGAAACAAGTTATTAGCAAAAAATAAGAAAGTGACTTCATTTTCTTCTTCTAATTTTTCTAACGTGAGTTTTTCAACAGAAATTTCATCAGAAATAGAAAAATCAATAATTAAAAAAATCAATATAAATACTGCTAGTTTTAAAGCGATATTAAAGATTCCAAATATTGATTATGAACTTTGTAAAAAGATTTTTGAATATAGAGATGAGGTAGCTGAACTTCAGGATATATCAGAAATAAAAAATATAGATAATTTTCCAATTGATAAATATGATAGAATAGTTTTATATTTGAAAGCAGAATAGATAAAAAATAAAAAGCATATAAATTATGAATAGTATGTACTTTACTGAAGAGCATGATTTTTTTCGTGAAAGTTTTAAAGACTTTTTACAAAAAGAAGTAGTTCCTCATATAAATAAATGGGAAAAGGATGGAGCTGTAGAACGTTTTATTTGGAAGAAATTCGGTGAAATGGGCTATTTTGGATTAAATCAACCAGAAGAGTATGGTGGTTTAGGTTTAGATCTTTTTTATACTGTAATTTTTTTAGAAGAATTACAAAAAATAAATTCAGGAGGATTTGCAGCGAATATGTGGGCACACGCTTATTTAGCAATGACACATTTAAATGAAGAAGGAGATGATAGAATTAAAAAAGCATATTTAACACCAAGTATTAATGGTGATAAAATTGGCTGTTTATGTATTTCAGAACCTTTCGGTGGAAGTGATGTAGCAGGTATGAGAACTACTGCAGTTAAAAAAGGAGATACTTATGTAATTAATGGATCAAAAACATTTATTACAAACGGAGTGTATTCTGATTATTTAGTAGTTGCTGCTAAAACAAATCTTGAAGACAAGCATAAAGGAATGAGTATTTTTATTTTAGATAGAGATACACCAGGAATTTCGGCAACAAAACTAGATAAATTAGGATGGAGAGCTTCTGATACCGCAGAAATTGCGTTTGATAATGTAGTGATTCCTGCTGAAAATTTAATGGGAGAAGAAGGAAAAGGTTTTCCTTATATAATGCAACATTTTGCTTCAGAACGTTTGATTATGGCAATTAATGCACATGCAAGAGCTGAATATGCCGTAGATTATGTATTAAAATACATGAGCGAAAGAGAAGCTTTTGGTAAAACATTAGATAAATTTCAGGCTTTACGACATAAAGTAGCAGAGATGGCTTCAAAAGTTGATATGTGTAGAGAATATAACTATTCAATCACAAAAAGATTAAACGGAGGTGATTACGTTGTAAAAGAAGCAAGTATGACTAAAATGTTATCTACTAAAATGGCAGATGAGGTTATTTATGATGCATTGCAATTATTAGGTGGTTATGGTTATATGGAAGAATATCCGTTAGCTCGTTTATTAAGAGATAGTCGTTTAGGTCCTATTGGTGGAGGTACTTCTGAAATTTTAAAAGAAATTATCGCCAAAATGATAATTGATAAGAAAGAATATAAACCAGCGACTTAATTTTTTATATTAAATTGATTTTGGGCATTCCCTTGCAGGTCGCGCTTTACACTATATCTTTTTTATGAAAAATAAAAAAGGATGCCGTTTCAATCGCTAATGCAGTGAAAAACTTGAAAATAAATAAAAAAATAATAGTTAATTAAAATAAGACTCAGTACATTTGCAGTCCTAAAAATAAAAATTTAGAGACTACAATGAAAGGAGGTGCTAATATATGTTAATTATTCCAATTAAAGAAGGAGAGAATATCGATAGAGCGTTAAAACGTTACAAGCGAAAGTTTAGAGATGTAAAAATTTTAAGACAATTGCGTGATAAAAAACAGTTCAATAAACCGTCTGTTGTTAAACGTGCTCAACTTAAGAAAGCCTCTTACGTTCAAGGATTAAGAACTAAAGAAGAAGTAAGCTAGAAATAACTTACTAATCACATAAAACCTGTATTGATTAATTTCAATGCAGGTTTTTTTGTACCTTTATTTTTCATAAATACATATGATAAATGTTGATAACCGCTTTTTTAACATATTTAGAACACGAGAAAAATTATTCTAAAAATACAATTAACGCTTACCGTATAGATTTAACAGCATTCAAAGATTTTTGTATCACAGAATTTGATCAAGAAGAATTAACAACAATTCATTATAATCAAATAAGAAGTTGGATAGTTTCACTTGTTAATCAGAATATATCTAATAGAAGTGTAAATAGAAAAATAAGTTCTTTAAAAACTTTTTATAATTTTCTTCAAAAAATAGAAGAAATTGAACTGAACCCATTAGCAAAACATAAAGCCTTAAAAGTACAGCAGAAAATACAAACCCCTTTTGATACAAACGAAGTACAAGAGGTAATTGCTATTTTAAGTGAAGATACCGATTTTGAATCCGTAAGAAATAAACTAATTGTAGAATTGCTTTATTCAACAGGAATGAGAAGAATAGAATTAATTAATATCAAAGAAAAAGATATTGATTTTAGTAAAAAAGTAATAAAGGTGCTAGGTAAAAGAAATAAAGAACGTTATATAATGTTGCTATCAACAGTGTTGGAAACCTTAAATAAGTACTTGATTTTAAAAAGAAGCTATGAGTTAGAAAAAGAGGAAGCGCTTCTAATAACTGAAAAAGGGGTTAAAATTTATGAAAAACTTGTGTATCGAATAATAAATATGTACTTTAGTAGGGTGTCAACCAAAGCAAAGAAAAGCCCACATATATTAAGGCATGCTTTTGCGACACATTTACTAAATAACGGTGCGTCGTTAAATTCGGTTAAAGAATTACTAGGGCATTCAAGTTTAGCCTCTACCCAAGTATATACGCATAATAGCTTGGAGCAGATAAAAAAAGTGTATAACAAGGCTCATCCTAGAGAGTTAAATTAAAGATTGGAAAAATTATGAAAGTATTCACACAGTCAGTAAACTTTACAGCAGATAAAAGCTTGATTGATTACATTGAAAAGAAAATTGAAGGTTTAGAAAAGTTCCATGATAAAATAGTTGATGTAGAAGTTTATTTAAAAGTACAGAAAACTAGTGAAAAGGAAAATAAAATCACTGAGATCAAAATAAATATTCCAGGAGACGAATTGATGGTCAAGAAACAAACAAAAACCTTTGAAGAAGGTGTAAACATTGCTATTGACTCTTTAAAAAGAAGCTTAAAGAAGTCAAAAGAAAAGCAGCGAACTGTTTTAGTTTAATAAAAAAATTAAAAGTTTTTGAAGAAAAGCTTTAGAATATAGAAATTACTTCATATATTTGCAATCCGTTAGAAATAGCGGATTGTTTTTTATTGACAATTAAAAGCCGATGTAGCTCAGCTGGCTAGAGCAGCTGATTTGTAATCAGCAGGTCGTGGGTTCGAGTCCCTCCATTGGCTCAATAAAAAGATAAAGTTCATTAATATAATAAAATACCAAGGGGAGATACCAAAGCGGCCAACTGGGACGGACTGTAACTCCGTTGTCTTACGACTTCGCAGGTTCGAATCCTGCTCTCCCCACTTTTTTAAAATTTAATCAGTCAGTATGTTGAATTTCAACTTTTAATTCTTGACTGAAGGTTTTGGAAATGTGCGAAAGTAGCTCAGTTGGTAGAGCGTCAGCCTTCCAAGCTGAATGTCGCCAGTTCGAACCTGGTCTTTCGCTCTGAAATTGTCCACGCCGGTGTAGCTCAGTTGGTAGAGCGCATCCTTGGTAGGGATGAGGTCATCGGTTCAAATCCGATCATTGGCTCTTTTTTTAGGGTTTTTTTGAAAAAGGATTTTAAAGTAATACTAAATATATTTAACTAAAGAATTAAAATTAATATCACGGCAAAAGAAACTTACGATCGTTCGAAGCCCCACTTAAACGTTGGTACTATTGGTCACGTAGATCACGGTAAAACTACATTAACTGCTGCTATCACAAAAGTATTAGCTGATGCAGGATTCTCTGAAGCTAGAGATTTTGATCAAATCGATAACGCACCAGAAGAAAAAGAAAGAGGTATTACAATTAACTCTTCTCACGTTGAATATGCAACTCAGAACCGTCACTACGCGCACGTAGACTGTCCAGGTCACGCGGATTACGTAAAGAACATGGTAACTGGTGCTGCTCAAATGGATGGAGCTATTTTAGTAGTAGCTGCAACTGATGGTCCTATGCCACAAACACGTGAGCATATTTTATTAGGTCGTCAAGTAGGTATTCCTCGTATGGTTGTTTTCTTGAATAAAGTTGACATGGTTGATGATGAGGAGTTACTTGAGTTAGTGGAAATGGAAGTAAGGGAGTTATTATCTTTCTATGAGTATGATGGAGATAATGGTCCTGTGGTTTCAGGTTCGGCTTTAGGAGCTTTAAATGGTGAGGAGAAATGGGTTAATACTGTTTTAGAATTAATGGCTGCTGTTGATGCTTGGATTGAAGAGCCTTTAAGAGAAACTGAAAAGGATTTCTTAATGCCAATTGAAGATGTATTCTCTATTACTGGTCGTGGTACTGTTGCAACTGGTCGTATTGAAACAGGAATCATCAATTCTGGAGATCCTGTTGAGATTATAGGTATGGGTACTGAGAAGTTAACTTCTACAGTTACTGGTATTGAAATGTTCCGTCAAATCTTAGATAGAGGTGAGGCTGGAGATAATGCAGGTATCTTATTAAGAGGTATTGCTAAAGAAGATATTAAAAGAGGAATGGTTATTGTTAAGCCAGGATCTGTAACTCCACATGCTAAGTTTAAGGCTGAGGTGTATGTATTGAAAAAAGAAGAAGGTGGACGTCACACTCCATTCCATAATAACTATCGCCCTCAGTTTTACGTGCGTACTACTGATGTGACAGGAAATATTGTTTTACCTGAAGGAGTTGAAATGGTTATGCCTGGTGATAACTTAACTATTACTGTTGATTTAATTCAACCAATTGCATTAAACTTAGGTTTGCAGTTTGCTATCCGTGAAGGAGGTAGAACAGTAGGTGCAGGTCAGGTTACTGAAATTTTAGACTAATTTATTAGTTTATAAATAATATAAAAAAAGGAGTCTCTTAAATGAGAGACTCCTTTTAAAATAAAATACGGGCGTAGTTCAGCGGTAGAGCACTGGTCTCCAAAACCAGGTGTCGGGAGTTCGAATCTCTCCGTCCGTGCATAATAAAGCGAGTTATAATGATAAATTATAGCTCGCTAAAAGAATAACAACGTGAATAACTTTATAGAGTACATCAAGGGTTCTTTTGAAGAATTGAATACAAATATGACATGGTCTTCTCGTGAAGAAGCCCAAAAGTCTACTGTTGTAGTTGCGGCATTTACGATTGTTTTTGCTTTACTTGTAGCAGGAATAGATAGAGTTTTTCAAACAGGATTAGATAATTTCTTTAAAATGTTTTAATAATGGCTGACTCAGTAATGAAGTGGTATGTGGTAAGAGCAGTTGGTGGTCAAGAAAATAAGGTTAAAGCCTACATCGAGACAGAAATTGCTCGTTTTGGTTTGTCTGATTTTGTAAGTAAAGTTATCGTTCCTACAGAAAAAGTTATTCAAGTAAGAAACGGAAAGAAAGTTAACAGAGAAAGAGTTTATTTTCCAGGTTATGTAATGGTAGAGGCTAATTTAGCAGGAGAAGTACCTCACGTGATAAAATCAGTAACAGGCGTTATTGGTTTTTTAGGTGAAACAAAAGGTGGTGAACCAGTACCTATGCGTAAATCTGAAGTGAACAGGATGTTAGGAAAAGTTGATGAACTTTCTGTAAAAGATGAAAATATTGCAATTCCTTTTAACACTGGTGAAACAGTAAAAGTAATTGATGGTCCTTTTAATGGTTTTGACGGTACTGTCGAAAAAGTTAATGAGGAGAAGCGTAAGTTAGAAGTAATGGTTAAGATTTTTGGAAGAAAAACACCATTAGAGTTAAACTATATGCAAGTAGAGAAAATATAATTGTTACACCTATATTTTGATGTGTTTGAAGCTTCCATTTTAAGCATATCGTTTTTAAATCTTAAACAATGGCAAAAGAAATAAGTAAATTAGTTAAACTACAAGTTAGGGGAGGTGCTGCGAATCCGTCGCCACCAGTTGGACCCGCTTTAGGTGCTGCCGGTGTTAATATCATGGAGTTCTGTAAGCAGTTTAATGCTCGTACACAGGACAAGCAAGGTAAAGTTTTACCTGTTGTGATTACTGTTTATAAAGACAAATCTTTCGAGTTTGTTGTAAAAACACCACCAGCTGCAGTACAATTGTTAGAAGCGGCCAAAATTAAGAAGGGTTCGGGAGAACCAAATAGGAAAAAAGTAGCAAGTGTTTCTTGGGATCAGATTCGATTAATTGCAGAAGACAAAATGGTAGATATGAATGCCTTTAAAGTTGAATCAGCAATGAAAATGATAGCCGGAACCGCTCGTTCTATGGGATTAACAGTAACAGGTAATGCACCTGCTTAAACTTTAAAAGATATTTAGAAATGGCAATTACTAGAAAGCAAAAAGAAGCTCGTTCTAAGGTAGATAGCTCTAAAGTTTACAGCTTACAAGATGCATCAGCCTTAGTTAAGGAAATTACAACTGTAAAATTTGACGCATCAGTTGATTTAGCAGTACGTTTAGGAGTTGATCCTCGTAAAGCAAATCAAATGGTACGTGGTGTTGTAACATTACCTCACGGAACAGGAAAAGACGTAAAAGTATTAGCATTAGTTACTCCAGATAAAGAAGCAGAAGCTATTGCAGCTGGTGCTGATTATGTTGGACTAGATGAATACCTTCAGAAAATTAAAGGTGGTTGGACTGATGTTGATGTGATTATAACTATGCCTAGTGTTATGGGTAAGTTAGGTCCTTTAGGTCGTGTATTAGGACCAAGAGGTTTAATGCCTAACCCAAAGACAGGTACAGTAACTATGAACGTTGCAAAAGCAGTACAAGAAGTTAAAGCTGGTAAAATTGACTTTAAAGTTGATAAAACTGGTATTGTACATGCTGCTATCGGAAAAGTATCTTTTGATGCTCAGAAGATTCAGGAAAATGCAAATGAGTTATTACAAACGTTAGTTAAATTAAAGCCAACAGCGGCTAAAGGAGATTATATAAAGAGTATATTTATGTCTTCAACTA
The Tenacibaculum pacificus DNA segment above includes these coding regions:
- a CDS encoding ComEA family DNA-binding protein, which gives rise to MNLFKPHFWYNKRQRNGVLFLVSIILILQFVYFYVDFSSDKIINTNSSEISYFQKQIDSLKIIALENIKPKIFPFNPNYITDFKGGKLGMSIQEIDRLHEYRKQRKFVNSVKEFQQITKISDSLLNEISPYFKFPDWVVKRNKLLAKNKKVTSFSSSNFSNVSFSTEISSEIEKSIIKKININTASFKAILKIPNIDYELCKKIFEYRDEVAELQDISEIKNIDNFPIDKYDRIVLYLKAE
- a CDS encoding acyl-CoA dehydrogenase family protein, with translation MNSMYFTEEHDFFRESFKDFLQKEVVPHINKWEKDGAVERFIWKKFGEMGYFGLNQPEEYGGLGLDLFYTVIFLEELQKINSGGFAANMWAHAYLAMTHLNEEGDDRIKKAYLTPSINGDKIGCLCISEPFGGSDVAGMRTTAVKKGDTYVINGSKTFITNGVYSDYLVVAAKTNLEDKHKGMSIFILDRDTPGISATKLDKLGWRASDTAEIAFDNVVIPAENLMGEEGKGFPYIMQHFASERLIMAINAHARAEYAVDYVLKYMSEREAFGKTLDKFQALRHKVAEMASKVDMCREYNYSITKRLNGGDYVVKEASMTKMLSTKMADEVIYDALQLLGGYGYMEEYPLARLLRDSRLGPIGGGTSEILKEIIAKMIIDKKEYKPAT
- the rpsU gene encoding 30S ribosomal protein S21 — encoded protein: MLIIPIKEGENIDRALKRYKRKFRDVKILRQLRDKKQFNKPSVVKRAQLKKASYVQGLRTKEEVS
- a CDS encoding tyrosine-type recombinase/integrase; this encodes MLITAFLTYLEHEKNYSKNTINAYRIDLTAFKDFCITEFDQEELTTIHYNQIRSWIVSLVNQNISNRSVNRKISSLKTFYNFLQKIEEIELNPLAKHKALKVQQKIQTPFDTNEVQEVIAILSEDTDFESVRNKLIVELLYSTGMRRIELINIKEKDIDFSKKVIKVLGKRNKERYIMLLSTVLETLNKYLILKRSYELEKEEALLITEKGVKIYEKLVYRIINMYFSRVSTKAKKSPHILRHAFATHLLNNGASLNSVKELLGHSSLASTQVYTHNSLEQIKKVYNKAHPRELN
- the hpf gene encoding ribosome hibernation-promoting factor, HPF/YfiA family; amino-acid sequence: MKVFTQSVNFTADKSLIDYIEKKIEGLEKFHDKIVDVEVYLKVQKTSEKENKITEIKINIPGDELMVKKQTKTFEEGVNIAIDSLKRSLKKSKEKQRTVLV
- the tuf gene encoding elongation factor Tu — encoded protein: MTAKETYDRSKPHLNVGTIGHVDHGKTTLTAAITKVLADAGFSEARDFDQIDNAPEEKERGITINSSHVEYATQNRHYAHVDCPGHADYVKNMVTGAAQMDGAILVVAATDGPMPQTREHILLGRQVGIPRMVVFLNKVDMVDDEELLELVEMEVRELLSFYEYDGDNGPVVSGSALGALNGEEKWVNTVLELMAAVDAWIEEPLRETEKDFLMPIEDVFSITGRGTVATGRIETGIINSGDPVEIIGMGTEKLTSTVTGIEMFRQILDRGEAGDNAGILLRGIAKEDIKRGMVIVKPGSVTPHAKFKAEVYVLKKEEGGRHTPFHNNYRPQFYVRTTDVTGNIVLPEGVEMVMPGDNLTITVDLIQPIALNLGLQFAIREGGRTVGAGQVTEILD
- the secE gene encoding preprotein translocase subunit SecE, which encodes MNNFIEYIKGSFEELNTNMTWSSREEAQKSTVVVAAFTIVFALLVAGIDRVFQTGLDNFFKMF
- the nusG gene encoding transcription termination/antitermination protein NusG, which produces MADSVMKWYVVRAVGGQENKVKAYIETEIARFGLSDFVSKVIVPTEKVIQVRNGKKVNRERVYFPGYVMVEANLAGEVPHVIKSVTGVIGFLGETKGGEPVPMRKSEVNRMLGKVDELSVKDENIAIPFNTGETVKVIDGPFNGFDGTVEKVNEEKRKLEVMVKIFGRKTPLELNYMQVEKI